Proteins found in one Gemmatimonadota bacterium genomic segment:
- the coaBC gene encoding bifunctional phosphopantothenoylcysteine decarboxylase/phosphopantothenate--cysteine ligase CoaBC codes for MSRLKGRRIVLGVTGSISAYKAAEVVRGLVREQADVRVVMTREAGAFVGAVTFSALTAHPVAVEQFPDTGMAGEEHVDLAVWADTVAIAPATANIIGKMANGLGDDLLSTVMLACEAPCCLAPAMNFRMWRNEAVQSNLDRLRSRGVHVIEPEFGLLANGEEGDGRLAAPEQIVEAVAILADPDHDLAGCNLLVSAGPTAEDIDPVRCVTNRSSGKMGYALARAAARRGASVTLVAGPTHLQDPYGVAVEHVRTAGEMREAVLANREGQHAVIMAAAVADYRPGVQAPRKTKKTEERLTLEMTRTTDILAEVAADRPPVLIGFAAETHDGLDYARQKRADKDLDLVVYNDLTAEGAGFETDTNIVTLIHRDGREESLPLQSKSDVADRVMDEVAALLRNREVVPA; via the coding sequence ATGTCCAGGTTGAAAGGACGCCGGATCGTCCTCGGCGTGACCGGCAGTATATCGGCCTACAAGGCGGCCGAAGTAGTCCGCGGACTCGTCCGGGAACAGGCAGACGTCCGGGTGGTGATGACCCGTGAAGCCGGCGCGTTCGTCGGTGCCGTAACCTTCAGCGCACTGACCGCCCATCCCGTGGCCGTCGAGCAGTTTCCCGACACCGGGATGGCCGGTGAAGAACACGTCGACCTCGCGGTCTGGGCCGATACGGTGGCCATCGCGCCCGCCACGGCCAATATCATCGGCAAGATGGCGAACGGGCTGGGCGACGACCTGCTCTCCACCGTGATGCTGGCCTGCGAAGCGCCTTGCTGCCTGGCGCCGGCCATGAATTTCCGCATGTGGAGAAACGAGGCCGTCCAGTCGAATCTCGACCGCCTCAGGAGCCGGGGCGTGCACGTCATCGAACCGGAATTCGGCCTGCTGGCCAACGGCGAAGAGGGGGACGGGAGGCTGGCGGCGCCGGAGCAGATCGTGGAAGCGGTCGCCATCCTTGCCGATCCCGATCATGACCTGGCCGGATGCAACTTGCTGGTGAGCGCCGGCCCCACGGCGGAGGACATCGATCCCGTCCGGTGCGTAACGAACCGCTCCAGCGGAAAGATGGGTTACGCCCTCGCAAGGGCCGCGGCCCGGCGCGGCGCGTCGGTCACGCTCGTAGCGGGACCCACGCACCTCCAGGATCCTTACGGGGTCGCCGTGGAACACGTCCGGACCGCCGGTGAAATGCGCGAAGCCGTCCTGGCCAACCGAGAAGGCCAGCATGCCGTGATCATGGCGGCGGCCGTGGCGGATTACCGACCGGGCGTCCAGGCCCCCCGGAAGACGAAGAAGACGGAGGAACGTCTCACGCTGGAAATGACGCGGACCACCGATATCCTCGCAGAAGTGGCCGCCGACCGGCCGCCCGTGCTGATCGGCTTTGCCGCGGAGACCCATGACGGTCTCGACTACGCGCGCCAGAAGCGGGCGGACAAGGACCTGGACCTGGTGGTCTACAACGACCTCACCGCCGAGGGCGCCGGGTTCGAGACGGATACCAACATCGTCACCCTTATACACCGCGACGGTCGCGAGGAATCCCTGCCCCTGCAATCCAAGTCCGACGTGGCGGACCGCGTCATGGACGAAGTCGCCGCCCTGCTGAGAAACCGGGAAGTCGTTCCCGCATGA
- a CDS encoding uracil-DNA glycosylase: MKTQASLSDLIRQTVEAVRQEEEQGLESLYLPEGLDGALPLPERRRRERHEGPGQSDRSGQPAGVGQPAGTGRAAQSTHSAQSAHSAQSARVTSLEGLYAKYHRCTACALGFKRKHFVFGSGNEHADVMFVGEAPGAQEDEQGQPFVGQAGKLLTRILNAIDFTRDEVYITNILKCRPPNNRDPMPEEIDACDAILKEQIRLVRPRLICALGRVAAQALLKQNSSIRALRGRFHDYHGIKLLVTYHPSGLLRNSAYKRPTWEDVQLLRKEYDRIVQSDAQATPGDEVS, translated from the coding sequence ATGAAAACGCAAGCGTCGCTGTCCGACCTGATACGCCAGACCGTCGAGGCCGTGAGGCAGGAAGAAGAGCAGGGACTCGAATCGCTCTACCTGCCGGAAGGCCTGGACGGGGCGCTTCCGCTGCCGGAGCGGAGGCGGCGCGAACGGCACGAAGGTCCCGGCCAATCCGATCGGTCCGGTCAACCTGCCGGGGTAGGCCAACCTGCCGGGACCGGGCGGGCGGCCCAGTCGACCCATTCGGCCCAGTCAGCCCATTCGGCCCAGTCGGCCCGGGTAACGTCGCTCGAGGGCCTGTATGCGAAATACCATCGCTGCACGGCCTGCGCGCTGGGATTCAAGCGAAAGCACTTCGTATTCGGTTCCGGGAACGAGCACGCCGACGTGATGTTCGTGGGCGAAGCGCCCGGCGCCCAGGAAGACGAACAGGGCCAACCCTTCGTGGGCCAGGCGGGTAAGCTGCTGACCCGTATCCTGAACGCCATCGATTTCACCCGGGACGAGGTGTATATCACCAACATCCTGAAATGCCGGCCGCCGAACAACCGCGACCCGATGCCCGAAGAGATCGACGCGTGCGACGCCATCCTGAAGGAGCAGATCCGGCTCGTCCGGCCCCGGCTGATCTGCGCCCTCGGCCGCGTCGCGGCCCAGGCCCTGCTCAAGCAGAACAGTTCGATTCGAGCGCTGCGGGGCAGGTTCCACGACTATCACGGCATCAAATTGCTGGTGACGTACCACCCTTCCGGCCTGTTGCGCAATTCGGCCTACAAACGGCCGACCTGGGAAGACGTGCAACTGTTGCGGAAGGAATACGACCGCATCGTGCAGTCCGATGCGCAGGCGACCCCGGGAGATGAGGTCTCATGA
- the dnaB gene encoding replicative DNA helicase, translating into MNSQSDGAERLPPQAVEAEAAVLGAMLLEQDAISIALEILDDTAFYRDAHRKIFSAIIALYDRNEPTDVITLSEELEKRHELPAVGGSFYLVGLTEGVSTAANVEYHARIVHEKSQGRKLINVATQIVSRAYESSEDTAELLDDAERMVFSLSQRDARRGFTQLNPILHDTFENIEKLHEQDTTVTGVPTGFTRLDEMTAGFQRGDLVIIAARPAMGKTALCLNIIRHVAVEAGVGVGLFSLEMTSHQLAQRMLCSEARVDSHLMRTGRLPGDAWSNLSIAVGALATAPVYIDETPALSVTEMRSRARRLMSEHDDIGLLAVDYMQLMRGPSDAENRQQEISAISRNLKALAKELDVPIVALSQLSRAVEIRGGDGRPQLSDLRESGAIEQDADVVLFIYRPARYAEGEEQEQNQAEIIIGKQRNGPVGTVDLVFVDRFARFENPDLYHEDPG; encoded by the coding sequence ATGAACAGCCAGAGCGACGGGGCGGAACGACTTCCGCCGCAGGCCGTGGAGGCGGAGGCGGCGGTCCTGGGCGCCATGCTGCTGGAACAGGACGCCATATCGATCGCCCTCGAGATCCTCGACGACACCGCGTTCTACCGTGATGCGCACCGCAAGATCTTCAGTGCCATCATTGCCCTGTACGACCGGAACGAACCCACCGACGTGATCACCCTTAGCGAAGAACTGGAGAAGCGGCACGAACTGCCCGCCGTGGGGGGATCCTTCTACCTGGTCGGCCTGACGGAGGGCGTTTCGACGGCGGCCAACGTGGAATACCACGCCCGGATCGTGCACGAGAAATCCCAGGGACGCAAGCTGATCAACGTGGCGACCCAGATCGTCTCCCGGGCCTATGAATCGTCAGAAGACACCGCGGAACTGCTGGACGACGCCGAGCGGATGGTGTTCTCCCTGTCCCAGCGTGACGCCCGCCGAGGTTTCACCCAGCTCAATCCCATTCTGCACGACACCTTCGAGAACATCGAAAAGCTCCACGAGCAGGACACCACCGTGACCGGCGTCCCTACGGGCTTTACCCGGCTGGACGAGATGACCGCCGGTTTCCAGCGCGGAGACCTGGTTATCATCGCGGCCCGTCCGGCCATGGGGAAGACGGCCCTCTGCCTGAACATCATCCGCCACGTCGCGGTGGAGGCCGGGGTCGGCGTCGGCCTGTTCAGCCTCGAGATGACCAGCCACCAGCTGGCCCAGCGGATGCTGTGCAGCGAGGCCCGTGTGGATTCCCACCTGATGCGCACCGGCCGGCTGCCGGGAGACGCGTGGTCGAACCTGAGCATCGCGGTGGGGGCCCTCGCCACCGCGCCGGTATACATCGACGAGACCCCGGCGTTGTCGGTCACCGAAATGCGTTCCCGGGCGCGCAGACTGATGTCCGAGCATGACGACATCGGCCTGCTGGCCGTCGACTACATGCAGCTTATGCGGGGCCCGAGCGACGCGGAGAACAGGCAACAGGAGATCTCCGCCATCTCCCGGAACCTGAAGGCCCTGGCCAAGGAGCTGGACGTCCCGATCGTTGCGCTGTCGCAGCTTTCCCGGGCGGTGGAGATCCGCGGCGGGGACGGTCGGCCGCAGCTGTCGGACTTAAGGGAATCGGGCGCGATCGAACAGGACGCCGACGTGGTGCTGTTCATCTACCGGCCCGCCCGTTACGCAGAAGGCGAGGAACAGGAGCAGAACCAGGCGGAAATCATTATCGGCAAGCAGCGCAACGGTCCCGTCGGAACGGTGGACCTGGTCTTCGTGGACCGTTTCGCCCGTTTCGAGAACCCGGATCTCTATCACGAAGACCCGGGCTGA
- a CDS encoding ABC transporter ATP-binding protein, with protein sequence MIEIVHLRKAFGKPVLKDVNLTIESGETMVIIGRSGCGKSVLLKHITGLLHPDGGTLLVDGRDVTRLYGTELDEIRKRFGFLFQGGALFDSMTVGENVGIALKVHTDRTEAEIGERVRTCLQMVGLSDVEEQKPAELSGGMRKRVGLARAIAMNPEYILYDEPTTGLDPIMADIINDLILDMNQRLSVTAIAVTHDMISAYKIADRIAMLHDGVIHMVGTPDEIRNCDDALVQQFILGRGEGPIKSLE encoded by the coding sequence ATGATCGAAATCGTACACCTGAGAAAAGCCTTCGGGAAACCGGTGCTGAAGGACGTCAACCTGACCATCGAGTCCGGGGAGACCATGGTCATCATCGGCCGGAGCGGATGCGGCAAGAGCGTGCTGCTCAAGCACATCACGGGATTGCTGCATCCGGACGGCGGAACGCTGTTGGTGGACGGCAGGGACGTGACCAGGCTGTACGGAACGGAACTGGACGAAATCCGCAAGCGCTTCGGTTTCCTGTTCCAGGGCGGCGCCCTCTTCGATTCCATGACCGTGGGCGAGAACGTGGGGATCGCCCTGAAGGTACACACCGACCGGACCGAGGCGGAGATCGGCGAACGGGTCCGGACCTGCCTCCAGATGGTCGGCCTGTCCGACGTGGAGGAACAGAAGCCGGCGGAGCTTTCGGGCGGCATGCGCAAGAGAGTGGGACTCGCCAGGGCGATCGCCATGAATCCGGAGTACATTCTCTACGACGAGCCCACGACGGGCCTGGATCCCATCATGGCGGACATCATCAACGACCTGATCCTGGACATGAACCAGCGGCTGTCGGTGACGGCGATCGCGGTGACCCACGACATGATCAGCGCGTACAAGATCGCGGACCGCATCGCGATGCTCCACGACGGGGTGATTCACATGGTGGGGACCCCGGACGAGATCCGGAACTGCGACGACGCGCTGGTGCAGCAGTTCATCCTGGGCCGCGGCGAGGGCCCCATCAAATCGCTGGAATAG
- the tgt gene encoding tRNA guanosine(34) transglycosylase Tgt has translation MASLDFNLLARDPASNARAGRMKTPHGEIRTPVFMPVGTQATVKTLTPEELEAAGAQIILGNTYHLFLRPGHALIREMGGLHGFMNWRRPLLTDSGGYQVFSLSDLKSIQEEGVTFQSHIDGSRHLFTPESVMEIETALGADIIAPLDECPPYPCDYGYAKDSAALTLRWAERSRKRFDELEGERAHPQALFGIVQGSVYEDLRVDCARSLVDRGFDAYAIGGMSIGEPKPAMAALIDATVEHLPEDRPRYLMGAGTPEDLVDAVGRGIDMFDCVIPTREGRNGALYTRSGRINIYNARFRADAGPIDASCSCYACRTFSRSYVRHLYCAGEILGPRMGTLHNIHFYVGLVSEMGEAIQEGRFGPWSRSFLTAYRSATARKEQPQ, from the coding sequence ATGGCTTCGCTGGACTTTAACCTGCTCGCCCGGGACCCGGCTTCGAACGCGCGGGCCGGCCGCATGAAGACCCCCCACGGCGAAATCCGCACGCCGGTGTTCATGCCTGTGGGGACCCAGGCGACGGTGAAGACGCTGACGCCGGAGGAACTCGAAGCCGCCGGCGCGCAGATCATACTCGGCAACACCTACCACCTGTTTCTCCGGCCGGGACATGCATTGATCAGGGAGATGGGCGGGCTGCACGGCTTCATGAACTGGCGGCGGCCCCTGTTGACCGACAGCGGAGGCTACCAGGTGTTCAGCCTCTCGGACCTCAAGTCCATCCAGGAAGAGGGGGTGACCTTCCAATCGCACATCGACGGCTCGCGGCACCTGTTCACGCCGGAGTCCGTCATGGAAATCGAGACCGCCCTCGGCGCCGATATCATCGCGCCCCTCGACGAGTGCCCGCCCTATCCCTGCGACTACGGTTACGCGAAGGATTCCGCCGCGCTGACGCTGCGTTGGGCCGAGCGGTCCCGGAAGCGTTTCGACGAACTGGAGGGAGAAAGGGCGCATCCCCAGGCCCTGTTCGGCATCGTGCAGGGAAGCGTCTACGAAGACCTCCGGGTCGACTGCGCGCGGTCGCTGGTCGACCGGGGATTCGACGCCTACGCCATCGGAGGGATGTCGATCGGGGAGCCGAAGCCGGCCATGGCGGCCCTGATCGACGCCACCGTCGAACACCTGCCGGAAGACCGGCCCCGTTACCTGATGGGCGCCGGGACGCCGGAAGACCTCGTCGACGCCGTGGGACGAGGGATCGACATGTTCGACTGCGTCATTCCCACCCGCGAGGGCCGGAACGGCGCGCTTTACACGCGCTCCGGACGCATCAATATCTACAACGCCCGCTTCAGGGCCGACGCCGGACCGATCGATGCATCCTGTTCCTGTTATGCCTGCCGGACCTTCAGCCGTTCGTACGTCCGGCACCTTTACTGCGCGGGAGAAATACTGGGTCCGAGAATGGGGACCCTGCACAACATCCACTTCTACGTCGGCCTGGTCTCCGAGATGGGAGAAGCCATCCAGGAAGGCCGTTTCGGCCCGTGGAGCAGGTCGTTTCTGACCGCGTATCGCAGTGCGACCGCAAGAAAGGAGCAACCCCAGTGA
- the yajC gene encoding preprotein translocase subunit YajC, which yields MGPGGGDASGPGFLISMIPILLMFAIIYLLLIRPQQKRQREHQAMLDALQNGDKVVTQGGIIGVVTGLKADTVTVRIADDVRIDLQRSAISRLISSKKGSKEE from the coding sequence ATGGGCCCCGGCGGCGGAGACGCTTCCGGACCGGGTTTCCTGATCTCCATGATCCCCATCCTGTTGATGTTCGCGATCATCTACCTGTTGCTGATCCGTCCCCAGCAGAAGCGTCAGCGCGAACACCAGGCCATGCTGGACGCCCTGCAGAACGGGGACAAGGTGGTGACGCAGGGCGGGATCATCGGCGTCGTTACAGGACTGAAGGCGGACACGGTCACGGTGCGCATCGCCGACGACGTCCGGATCGACCTGCAACGCAGCGCCATCTCCCGCCTGATCAGCAGCAAGAAGGGAAGCAAGGAAGAATAG
- the def gene encoding peptide deformylase, translating into MAVRPIRIYGDPVLREKARPVGDATAALRLLAEDLVDTMFDAEGIGLAAPQVGETVRMYVVNLGAIGPELFLDRRGPALEGEPEHLVLVNPRVVKREGAQTSDEGCLSFPDLFEKVTRPEVVRVEATDLDGRPFEIEGSGLLARVLVHEYDHLEGVLFIDHLSKLRQQFIRGKLRKLKESGQAV; encoded by the coding sequence ATGGCGGTCAGACCCATACGCATATACGGCGACCCGGTGCTCCGCGAGAAGGCGCGCCCGGTGGGGGATGCGACCGCGGCGCTGCGTCTCCTCGCCGAGGACCTGGTCGACACCATGTTCGACGCGGAGGGCATCGGGCTCGCGGCTCCCCAGGTCGGCGAGACCGTCCGCATGTACGTGGTGAACCTCGGGGCGATCGGACCGGAACTCTTCCTGGACCGCCGGGGGCCGGCCCTGGAGGGCGAACCGGAACACCTGGTGCTGGTGAACCCGCGCGTCGTCAAGCGGGAAGGCGCGCAGACGAGCGACGAGGGATGCCTGAGTTTTCCCGATCTCTTCGAGAAGGTGACCCGGCCCGAGGTCGTGCGCGTCGAGGCAACGGACCTGGACGGGCGCCCCTTCGAGATCGAGGGCAGCGGACTGCTTGCGCGGGTCCTGGTCCACGAGTACGACCACCTGGAAGGCGTCCTGTTCATCGATCACCTCAGCAAGCTCCGTCAGCAGTTCATCCGCGGTAAACTGAGGAAGCTCAAGGAGAGCGGTCAGGCGGTCTGA